The Verrucomicrobium spinosum DSM 4136 = JCM 18804 genome includes a region encoding these proteins:
- a CDS encoding O-antigen ligase family protein, protein MKDVVKLLLALLLYGGAAPLLGLWLAKHRMGQRLLFAGMLFMTGLRPGNFMMMIGSVETYRGHTKGYEISLIEVLALALIVAVRRSAPQLGRKGVPGLWLYLLWCTVSLASAIDCAMPSYAWMAATRFFKGALIFAAAALCLRDEDDARYAVGGLALALFHHGLLCLKMRLLDGSWQVKGWFEHQNPMAMWCYLGALPVLAVALSRQAKGWLPWICLAGYGGAGLCILLSVSRAALGAYAAGSLMVLGMAWLYGERRRALWFTLAGALAGVLVFAFALDSFKARLNEVAATSQDVEEDLRDILNRQSGAMLHDHPVKGVGWNNFGIMNSRPGGDAYSEILEEWDRERGFTIYDENYYQNPLTESLYWLWLAETGYTGFISFVLFCAFSLWCAWRGAWPVRGTLLGMVGLALAVALTLCYLHGMVERILTQTKNLSQWLMLAGMASGLELNRRSAAHRESRSK, encoded by the coding sequence ATGAAGGACGTCGTCAAACTGCTGCTGGCCCTGCTGCTCTACGGAGGAGCCGCCCCCCTGCTGGGCCTGTGGCTGGCGAAGCACCGGATGGGCCAGCGGTTGCTGTTTGCGGGCATGCTGTTCATGACCGGCCTCAGGCCGGGAAACTTCATGATGATGATCGGGAGTGTGGAAACCTATAGAGGACACACCAAAGGCTATGAGATCTCCCTCATCGAGGTTTTGGCCCTGGCTCTCATTGTCGCGGTGCGCCGCAGTGCCCCGCAGCTGGGGCGGAAGGGGGTTCCAGGGCTCTGGCTGTACCTGCTTTGGTGCACGGTAAGCCTCGCTTCGGCAATCGACTGTGCCATGCCATCATACGCTTGGATGGCTGCCACACGCTTTTTCAAAGGAGCGCTCATTTTTGCAGCGGCCGCCCTGTGCCTGCGAGATGAGGACGACGCCCGCTATGCGGTGGGTGGCCTGGCCCTGGCCCTGTTTCATCACGGCCTGCTGTGTCTGAAGATGCGCCTTCTGGACGGTTCGTGGCAGGTGAAGGGGTGGTTCGAGCACCAGAACCCCATGGCCATGTGGTGCTACCTCGGAGCACTCCCCGTGCTTGCCGTCGCTCTCTCCAGGCAGGCAAAGGGATGGCTGCCGTGGATCTGCCTGGCGGGATACGGCGGAGCCGGGCTTTGCATTCTGCTTTCGGTATCTCGGGCCGCGCTGGGAGCATATGCCGCGGGTTCGCTCATGGTGTTGGGCATGGCCTGGCTGTATGGAGAGAGAAGACGCGCATTGTGGTTCACCCTCGCCGGTGCCCTCGCAGGAGTTCTGGTCTTCGCCTTCGCGCTGGACTCGTTCAAAGCCCGGCTCAATGAGGTGGCCGCCACCAGCCAGGATGTGGAGGAGGACCTCCGTGACATCTTGAACCGCCAGAGTGGTGCCATGCTCCATGACCATCCTGTCAAAGGGGTGGGCTGGAACAACTTTGGCATCATGAACAGCCGTCCGGGTGGTGATGCCTACAGTGAGATACTTGAGGAGTGGGATCGTGAGCGGGGCTTTACCATCTACGATGAGAACTACTACCAGAACCCCCTTACAGAGAGCCTGTACTGGCTGTGGCTCGCGGAAACGGGCTACACAGGCTTTATCTCATTCGTTCTCTTTTGCGCCTTCTCGCTATGGTGCGCATGGAGAGGGGCGTGGCCGGTCCGGGGCACCCTGCTCGGCATGGTCGGCCTCGCGCTCGCAGTGGCGCTGACCCTCTGCTACCTCCACGGCATGGTTGAACGGATCCTCACCCAGACAAAGAATCTCTCCCAGTGGCTCATGCTTGCAGGAATGGCCTCCGGCCTGGAGCTCAATCGCCGCAGCGCCGCGCACAGGGAATCGCGTTCAAAGTAG
- a CDS encoding glycosyltransferase family 4 protein — translation MIPEPSTSRSIRPLIIAEGANPELTSASLVGWGCARAVGRVTDAHIVTELRNRDAFLRAGMGAEQFTAVNSRKAQGAAWQLSKLLSGSQSFGWSLYAALSNLAYPFFERALWRQFEGDLRGGRFDLVHRILPLSPTTPSWLSGKLAALGIPFVLGPLNGGVPWPAGFESVRRQERDRAGMLRALYRLQPGIRRTRELSAAILAGSRTTLREMPEHLRSRCILIPENAVDTAQFPLVARPPRTPGPLRAAFVGRLVALKGVEMLLEAAASLIKAGQVELDIIGDGPEMPSLRAQSERLGLAGAVQLDGWVPHESLQARLCSADVLAFPSIREFGGGAVLEAMALGLPPVVLDHGGPPELVPPGCGWVLPLQSRDQIVRDLRELLSQLANDPAPLASFGKNAQAHVRQFLTWDAKAEQIRQVYEWVLGRRSDKPDWGTPLGFANPVAA, via the coding sequence ATGATCCCGGAACCCAGCACCTCTCGTTCGATCCGTCCGTTGATCATTGCGGAGGGGGCCAATCCTGAGCTCACCAGTGCCTCTCTGGTGGGATGGGGGTGTGCCCGGGCCGTGGGCAGGGTGACAGATGCGCACATCGTCACAGAGCTGCGCAACCGGGATGCCTTCCTGCGCGCGGGGATGGGGGCAGAGCAGTTCACGGCCGTGAATTCACGCAAGGCCCAGGGGGCGGCGTGGCAACTCTCCAAGCTGCTTAGCGGCAGCCAGAGCTTTGGCTGGAGTTTGTACGCAGCATTATCCAACCTTGCGTATCCGTTCTTCGAGCGGGCTCTCTGGAGGCAGTTTGAAGGGGACTTGAGAGGGGGGCGTTTCGATCTGGTACACCGGATTCTTCCGTTATCTCCTACCACCCCCAGCTGGTTGTCCGGCAAGCTGGCAGCTCTTGGCATCCCTTTTGTGTTGGGACCGCTCAATGGAGGCGTGCCCTGGCCAGCAGGGTTCGAGTCGGTGCGGAGGCAGGAGAGGGATCGGGCCGGCATGCTCAGAGCTCTGTACCGGCTGCAGCCCGGCATTCGACGCACGCGGGAGCTGAGCGCCGCCATCCTGGCTGGCTCACGCACCACCCTCCGGGAGATGCCTGAACATCTGAGGTCACGCTGCATCCTCATTCCGGAAAATGCGGTTGATACGGCCCAGTTCCCTTTAGTCGCCAGACCGCCTCGAACGCCAGGGCCCTTGCGAGCTGCCTTTGTGGGAAGACTGGTGGCTCTGAAAGGGGTGGAGATGCTGCTGGAGGCGGCAGCATCCTTGATCAAGGCGGGCCAGGTGGAGCTGGACATCATCGGTGACGGACCAGAGATGCCCTCCCTGAGGGCACAAAGCGAGCGTCTGGGCCTGGCAGGGGCGGTGCAACTGGATGGGTGGGTGCCCCACGAGTCTTTGCAGGCGCGTCTGTGCAGCGCCGATGTTCTGGCCTTTCCCAGTATCAGAGAGTTCGGGGGAGGTGCCGTTCTTGAGGCCATGGCGCTGGGATTGCCCCCGGTCGTGCTCGACCATGGTGGACCACCCGAGTTGGTGCCGCCCGGCTGTGGGTGGGTGCTCCCATTGCAATCTCGTGACCAGATTGTCCGTGATCTCAGAGAGCTTCTGAGCCAGCTGGCAAATGATCCCGCGCCGCTGGCGTCATTTGGTAAAAATGCGCAAGCTCATGTGAGGCAGTTCTTGACCTGGGATGCCAAAGCAGAACAAATCCGGCAGGTGTATGAGTGGGTGCTGGGCCGGCGAAGCGACAAGCCTGACTGGGGTACGCCGCTTGGCTTCGCCAACCCGGTGGCGGCATGA
- a CDS encoding polysaccharide biosynthesis/export family protein, which translates to MFLALLPACKTSSRSKFDPRAESAKFTAAGLQSRVDPALLNAPQAPYRLGPGDKLDIEILGETGSRAETFVTPDSKIYFNLLPGISVGGLTLVEAQNRLEAALKRYYRVPQVSVSLVDARSQRVWVLGRVNQPGIYPLTRPMQVLDAISLAGGLFTSRFTGTTEELADLEHSFFIRKGRIIPVNFQALLRDGDLSQNIYLQPDDYIFLPSSLSNEVYVLGAVMEPRPVGFMNEMNLMAALGRGLGLRPDADLTRVSIVRGSLTNPQVAVVNAREIMKGAATNIRLEPGDIVFVPGEGQLSPSYFAREALNTFVRIVAANEGGNAVSSESPNVGVNVDIGASAKP; encoded by the coding sequence ATGTTTCTGGCGCTGCTGCCTGCGTGCAAGACGAGCAGCCGCAGCAAATTTGATCCCCGGGCGGAGAGTGCCAAATTCACCGCCGCCGGCCTGCAGAGCAGGGTGGACCCCGCACTTCTGAACGCCCCTCAAGCTCCTTATCGTCTGGGACCGGGGGATAAGTTGGACATCGAGATCCTGGGTGAGACGGGAAGTCGCGCCGAGACGTTTGTCACCCCTGACAGCAAGATCTATTTCAACTTGTTGCCGGGAATCTCCGTCGGAGGGCTTACATTGGTGGAGGCTCAAAATCGGTTGGAGGCGGCCCTCAAGCGGTACTACCGGGTGCCTCAAGTGAGTGTCTCACTTGTTGATGCTCGCAGCCAGCGGGTGTGGGTGCTGGGAAGAGTTAATCAACCGGGGATTTATCCGCTGACGCGGCCCATGCAGGTGCTGGATGCCATCTCGTTGGCCGGAGGGTTGTTCACGTCACGATTCACGGGAACGACTGAAGAACTCGCTGATCTCGAGCACAGCTTTTTTATTCGCAAGGGGCGCATCATCCCGGTGAACTTTCAAGCCTTGCTCCGCGACGGTGACTTGAGCCAGAACATCTACTTGCAGCCTGATGATTACATCTTTCTGCCCTCATCACTTTCCAACGAAGTTTACGTGTTGGGAGCGGTCATGGAACCGCGACCGGTCGGCTTTATGAATGAGATGAATTTGATGGCGGCCCTGGGCCGCGGGCTGGGGCTGCGGCCGGATGCCGATCTGACGCGCGTGAGCATTGTGAGAGGCTCACTGACCAATCCGCAGGTGGCGGTCGTGAATGCCAGGGAAATCATGAAGGGGGCTGCCACCAACATCCGCCTGGAGCCCGGAGACATTGTATTCGTTCCAGGTGAGGGGCAGTTATCCCCCAGTTACTTTGCCAGGGAGGCATTGAACACCTTTGTACGGATTGTGGCGGCCAATGAAGGGGGGAATGCCGTCAGCTCTGAGAGCCCCAACGTGGGAGTGAATGTGGACATTGGCGCTTCTGCAAAACCATGA
- a CDS encoding response regulator produces the protein MSCFVPFMVEESDDAVGTHSKHPRTLKVAVVEDDPVMRLFLERLLGNPRHGFEYLGGWEEAETALHDLPPLTPDVVVVDLELPAMNGAELISRLAGKLICAAFVVLTVHDDSAKVFAALRAGAHGYLLKGSKPGEILAGIRAASEGGAPLSQEISRLLIQSFQEPPKVEKRTIPGLTPREAQILERLAQGMAPKEVAYDLSLSYETVRDYLKGVYQKLHVRSRTEAVIKYLHHNAE, from the coding sequence GTGTCGTGTTTTGTTCCGTTCATGGTCGAGGAGAGTGATGACGCTGTTGGAACGCATTCCAAACATCCCCGCACCTTGAAGGTCGCTGTGGTGGAGGATGATCCCGTGATGAGACTCTTCCTGGAGCGCTTGTTAGGCAATCCGCGGCATGGTTTTGAGTATCTGGGCGGCTGGGAGGAGGCCGAAACGGCCCTCCACGACCTCCCGCCATTGACTCCGGACGTGGTGGTGGTGGACTTGGAGTTGCCCGCGATGAACGGAGCAGAGCTCATCTCCCGCTTGGCGGGAAAACTCATTTGTGCGGCGTTTGTGGTCCTGACGGTGCACGATGACTCCGCCAAAGTGTTTGCTGCTTTGCGGGCTGGGGCGCATGGCTATTTGCTCAAGGGGTCCAAGCCCGGGGAGATTCTTGCTGGCATTCGAGCTGCCAGTGAGGGCGGTGCCCCGCTGAGCCAGGAGATTTCCCGGCTGCTCATTCAGTCGTTTCAGGAACCGCCCAAGGTGGAAAAAAGAACCATTCCAGGTCTGACCCCCCGGGAGGCGCAAATTCTGGAACGGCTGGCACAGGGCATGGCTCCCAAGGAAGTTGCATATGACCTCTCGCTCAGCTATGAAACTGTCAGGGACTATCTGAAGGGCGTGTACCAAAAGCTTCACGTCAGATCACGGACTGAGGCGGTCATCAAGTATCTGCATCATAACGCGGAATGA
- a CDS encoding SLBB domain-containing protein — MSPDPPKLAFSAIQKKRAHETPAKDLQVGGSYDDPPGSGEAAPGAGAEGEAPRATPGFPLPVDPWRVVDAAFAHWILMLLAGVVVAALFVAYGERRFSTHYIAVAQIIKQAPANSLRQSEGGDPYQPHDLTIPNLGVIARSFTVIEKTALRLNGEYSEGMIRGGLIIQPERNTDVVKVSYTSDVDASSVLKVLQAFVEELLAFTRNLQSEEAAEMNRFLRGQLARVDLDLEENARHLLEYSRRENLLDADKQMDAYLAELGNFGLKYETARLDYETIDLRIASLEKELGKAASSSAKLRDAQDELARLLLRYTNEHPAVIEARERLLVAESEFKMAPENSNVLPKPGENPLAESLYLDIVKLRAEKEVIGKQLEKLQGVRAELAAKLEQLPRKALEYARILSEKKVLETSRSLLEARQREAALQEERATNPFRLLSMPRPAEVTVEKPVKKLAMAGAAGFAGGMGAVAMTSILLTGLGTTISSRFMLKRVTGLGYVAASPRTRGAGDPETSAWAFHTWTQIHPLLRPSPSGMLVCGILDADTKQASGELPMILASAAALRGHRVVWMPQQQGADTGAASLDQVMGGAGLEIAELSPEAVTLIPQGEKWTWDSDGRRRWGQFVEQSRPVPPAVVLVQLTDLGAPRTLLAAETMPNLLLLVPSGEIRGGEMQRLIEPFLSSRCRLIGAVLDRPKPFRIPLLNRLALGIFSAGLWMAVGGAAVAQEPPLTLGAGDSVNIAVMGRPELSRSAVSLAPDGTLTYLQVQGMKAAGLTLDELRSALNKSVAKYYKNAVVVVTPGSFQSRKVYVLGKVVKKGAINLDRPMSLVEIVAEAGGLETGLFQQNTVELADLGRSFLMRGNARVGVDMEALFLKGDMSQNVRVQAGDYLYFPSANSNEIYVLGNVKMQGTQGLLSYTTVVSAVTQAGGFTPKAYTKRVLVVRGSLHKPELHVANLEAMLEGREKGFRLEPKDILYVADKPWARAEELAGFAINAFLQSAVATWAGTNVGPFIK; from the coding sequence ATGTCTCCGGATCCACCCAAGCTGGCGTTTAGCGCAATCCAGAAGAAGCGTGCCCACGAGACACCGGCCAAAGACCTCCAGGTGGGAGGCTCCTACGACGATCCGCCTGGTTCTGGGGAGGCGGCACCAGGGGCGGGCGCAGAGGGTGAGGCACCCAGAGCCACTCCCGGGTTTCCCCTGCCTGTTGACCCGTGGAGGGTGGTGGATGCTGCCTTTGCGCATTGGATCCTCATGCTGCTGGCTGGCGTGGTTGTCGCGGCGCTTTTCGTAGCCTATGGGGAGCGCCGGTTCAGCACTCATTACATCGCTGTCGCGCAGATCATCAAGCAGGCTCCGGCCAATTCCCTGCGCCAGTCGGAAGGCGGTGATCCTTACCAGCCGCATGATCTGACGATCCCGAACCTCGGCGTCATCGCACGGAGTTTCACGGTCATCGAGAAAACTGCCTTGCGGCTGAATGGAGAATATTCCGAAGGCATGATCAGAGGGGGGCTCATCATCCAGCCGGAACGAAACACGGATGTGGTCAAAGTTTCCTACACCTCCGATGTGGACGCTTCGTCTGTGTTGAAGGTGTTGCAGGCATTCGTAGAGGAATTGCTCGCCTTCACCCGGAATCTCCAGAGTGAGGAAGCGGCTGAGATGAATCGATTCCTGCGTGGTCAGCTTGCCAGGGTGGACCTGGATCTGGAGGAGAATGCCCGGCATTTGCTGGAGTACTCCAGACGCGAAAATCTGCTGGATGCAGACAAGCAGATGGATGCCTACCTGGCTGAGTTGGGGAACTTTGGTCTCAAGTACGAGACCGCCCGGCTGGATTACGAAACGATCGACCTGAGAATCGCGAGTTTGGAGAAGGAACTGGGCAAGGCTGCCAGTTCATCAGCAAAACTGCGGGATGCACAAGATGAACTGGCCAGGCTGCTCCTGCGTTACACGAATGAACATCCCGCCGTGATCGAGGCGAGGGAGCGGCTTCTGGTGGCTGAGTCAGAGTTCAAGATGGCTCCTGAAAACTCCAACGTTCTCCCCAAACCCGGAGAGAACCCCCTGGCGGAAAGCCTCTACTTGGACATCGTCAAACTCCGCGCGGAAAAAGAAGTCATCGGCAAGCAACTGGAGAAGCTGCAAGGCGTGCGCGCTGAGCTGGCGGCCAAACTCGAGCAATTGCCGCGCAAGGCACTTGAGTACGCCCGGATACTTTCAGAGAAGAAGGTGCTGGAGACATCGCGATCTCTCCTGGAAGCCCGGCAACGGGAAGCGGCGCTCCAGGAGGAGAGGGCAACCAATCCCTTCCGGTTGCTGTCAATGCCCAGACCTGCCGAGGTCACCGTGGAAAAACCTGTCAAGAAGCTGGCCATGGCCGGAGCCGCGGGGTTTGCTGGCGGCATGGGTGCGGTGGCGATGACGAGCATCCTCCTGACGGGACTTGGAACAACCATTTCCTCCCGGTTCATGTTAAAACGGGTGACCGGTCTTGGCTACGTGGCGGCGAGTCCCCGTACAAGGGGAGCGGGGGACCCGGAAACCTCTGCATGGGCATTCCACACATGGACGCAGATCCACCCCCTGCTTCGCCCCAGCCCCAGTGGCATGCTCGTGTGCGGGATCCTTGATGCAGATACCAAGCAGGCATCGGGCGAGCTCCCCATGATCCTCGCCAGTGCTGCGGCCTTGCGAGGCCACCGGGTCGTTTGGATGCCGCAGCAACAGGGTGCTGACACAGGAGCGGCTTCTTTGGATCAAGTGATGGGGGGAGCAGGATTGGAGATTGCGGAGCTCTCCCCTGAGGCGGTGACTCTGATCCCCCAGGGAGAGAAATGGACCTGGGACAGCGACGGCCGTCGCCGGTGGGGCCAGTTCGTCGAGCAGTCCCGCCCCGTGCCTCCCGCAGTGGTGCTCGTGCAACTGACGGACCTTGGGGCTCCTCGGACATTGCTTGCGGCAGAGACCATGCCCAACCTCCTTTTGCTCGTCCCTTCCGGGGAAATCCGGGGGGGTGAGATGCAACGCTTGATCGAACCGTTCCTCTCCAGCAGATGCCGCTTGATTGGAGCCGTGTTGGATCGCCCCAAGCCGTTCCGAATCCCCCTTCTGAACCGGTTGGCTCTAGGCATTTTCTCAGCGGGCTTGTGGATGGCGGTGGGAGGGGCGGCTGTCGCCCAGGAGCCACCGCTGACGCTGGGTGCCGGTGATAGTGTGAACATCGCGGTGATGGGCAGGCCAGAGCTGAGCCGCTCCGCTGTCTCGCTCGCGCCAGATGGGACTCTCACGTACCTACAGGTGCAGGGGATGAAGGCGGCGGGGCTGACGCTGGATGAGTTGCGCTCCGCCCTTAACAAGAGCGTGGCAAAGTATTACAAGAACGCCGTCGTGGTGGTGACTCCGGGTTCCTTCCAAAGCCGCAAAGTTTATGTGTTGGGCAAGGTGGTGAAGAAGGGCGCGATCAACCTGGACCGGCCCATGAGCCTCGTCGAAATTGTGGCGGAAGCGGGCGGCCTGGAAACCGGGCTGTTCCAGCAGAACACCGTGGAACTGGCGGACCTGGGGCGCAGTTTTCTCATGCGGGGGAATGCGCGGGTGGGGGTCGATATGGAGGCGCTTTTCTTGAAGGGGGACATGAGCCAGAATGTTCGTGTGCAGGCGGGGGACTACTTGTATTTCCCCTCGGCGAACTCCAATGAGATCTATGTGCTCGGGAACGTGAAGATGCAGGGCACCCAGGGTCTCCTGTCCTACACCACGGTGGTCAGTGCCGTCACCCAGGCGGGAGGATTCACCCCCAAGGCGTACACGAAGAGGGTGTTGGTGGTGCGTGGCTCGCTTCACAAGCCGGAGCTGCATGTGGCCAATTTGGAAGCCATGCTGGAGGGCAGGGAAAAAGGTTTCCGGCTGGAGCCCAAGGATATTCTTTATGTCGCTGACAAGCCATGGGCCCGCGCAGAGGAACTCGCGGGTTTTGCCATCAATGCCTTTTTGCAAAGTGCGGTGGCCACTTGGGCGGGTACGAATGTGGGTCCCTTCATCAAATGA
- a CDS encoding ExeA family protein, producing MSDLLSHWHLKEKPFEAAWDTRYFYPSETHTEALQRLLYAVQEETLNFAMLTGEVGSGKTLTRSMLERHLRGAQMPFLSLENGGFELADLLPILIQKLEGRAGDVLPGLPALLERFGQCLAGAVQRRGHHTLILDEAQDLQPASIEQLRWLTNFNGGGRSLITVVLVGQPRLAEMVRQIPSIDQRIGVRFHMGPLPLEDGVRYLEHRLKVAGHSGHGAFAEDAMALVHTLAHGVPREMNRLAKLALEHAWCVGSALVDSRHVNLVMGDLLHHRHPLVASSN from the coding sequence ATGTCGGATCTGCTCAGCCACTGGCACCTCAAGGAAAAACCGTTCGAGGCGGCCTGGGATACCCGCTACTTCTATCCTTCGGAAACGCACACAGAGGCCCTGCAACGGTTGCTCTACGCCGTGCAGGAGGAAACATTGAACTTTGCCATGCTCACCGGCGAAGTGGGAAGTGGCAAAACCCTCACCCGCTCCATGCTGGAGCGGCACCTGAGGGGCGCGCAGATGCCCTTCCTGAGTCTTGAAAACGGCGGGTTTGAGCTGGCGGACCTGCTCCCCATTCTTATTCAAAAGCTCGAGGGGAGGGCGGGCGATGTTCTGCCTGGGTTGCCTGCTTTGCTGGAAAGATTCGGACAGTGTCTGGCCGGCGCAGTCCAACGCCGCGGCCACCATACCCTTATCCTTGATGAGGCGCAGGATCTCCAGCCCGCCTCGATCGAGCAATTGCGCTGGCTCACCAACTTCAACGGCGGCGGACGTTCGCTCATCACCGTGGTTCTGGTGGGGCAGCCGCGGCTGGCGGAGATGGTGCGCCAGATACCGTCCATCGACCAGCGCATCGGGGTGCGTTTTCACATGGGGCCCTTGCCACTTGAAGACGGCGTGCGCTATCTGGAGCACCGGCTCAAGGTGGCGGGCCATTCCGGTCACGGGGCCTTTGCGGAAGATGCCATGGCGCTGGTGCACACTCTCGCGCATGGGGTGCCTCGGGAGATGAACCGGCTGGCGAAGCTGGCCCTGGAACACGCCTGGTGTGTAGGCTCTGCCCTGGTGGATTCCCGACATGTGAATCTTGTCATGGGAGATTTGTTGCACCACCGGCATCCTCTTGTCGCTTCATCGAACTAG
- a CDS encoding glycosyltransferase family 4 protein → MKIALSTSVIQRGKTGVAQYVFALVQAMLELETGDELNLLVLEEDLPLFEFARGRARLVTVPERYRSPARNILWHQMALPVWLKQERVDVVHVPSYRRMLWRAPCPKVATIHDLAPFHVKAKYDPLRMLYGRVGARWLAGRQEAVVAVSQNTARDIEKFFHIPVSRQTVILNGLDHKRFHPGGRAASLQRTSRRLGHETPFFLYVSRLEHPAKNHVRLIRAFEQFKQSTASPWKLVLAGSDWHGAEHIHAAVRHSPCAEDIQTPGFVSDAELPDFYRAASAFVYPSLFEGFGMPPVEAMASGTPVISSTRGSLEEVAGPAAYAVDPESIPHMAHALAEVATQEALRSELASRGLLHAQQYCWRSNAQRLVQLYRELAARPLAGLASGALPEGVGV, encoded by the coding sequence ATGAAGATTGCATTGTCCACCAGCGTCATTCAAAGAGGCAAAACGGGGGTGGCGCAATATGTGTTTGCGCTTGTCCAGGCGATGTTGGAACTGGAGACCGGAGACGAGCTCAATTTGCTGGTCCTGGAGGAAGATCTGCCCTTGTTTGAGTTTGCGAGAGGACGGGCCCGGCTGGTGACGGTGCCAGAGCGATACCGCTCACCTGCCCGGAATATCTTGTGGCATCAAATGGCGCTGCCCGTGTGGTTGAAGCAGGAGCGGGTGGATGTGGTGCATGTTCCCAGCTACCGGCGCATGCTTTGGCGTGCCCCGTGTCCCAAGGTGGCAACCATTCACGACCTGGCTCCGTTTCACGTAAAAGCGAAGTATGACCCCCTGCGCATGCTCTACGGGCGGGTGGGTGCGCGCTGGCTGGCGGGCCGCCAGGAAGCGGTGGTGGCCGTGAGCCAGAACACGGCCCGGGATATTGAGAAGTTCTTTCATATCCCGGTGTCCCGCCAGACGGTCATCCTGAACGGGCTGGATCACAAGCGCTTTCACCCGGGGGGAAGAGCCGCTTCTTTGCAACGCACCTCGCGCCGCCTCGGGCATGAGACGCCTTTTTTCCTGTACGTCTCGAGACTGGAGCACCCTGCCAAAAACCATGTGAGGCTCATCCGGGCCTTTGAACAGTTCAAGCAATCAACCGCTTCTCCATGGAAGCTCGTTCTGGCTGGAAGTGACTGGCATGGTGCAGAGCACATCCACGCCGCCGTCCGCCATTCACCTTGCGCTGAGGACATCCAGACGCCCGGTTTTGTGAGTGATGCCGAGTTGCCGGATTTCTACCGGGCCGCGTCGGCCTTCGTGTATCCCTCACTCTTCGAGGGATTTGGCATGCCCCCGGTTGAGGCCATGGCTTCTGGCACTCCTGTGATCAGTTCCACGCGGGGGTCGTTGGAGGAAGTCGCGGGCCCGGCTGCGTATGCCGTGGATCCGGAGAGCATTCCCCACATGGCGCATGCTCTGGCGGAAGTGGCCACCCAGGAAGCCCTGCGATCGGAACTCGCCAGTCGGGGGCTCCTTCACGCCCAGCAATACTGCTGGCGCAGCAATGCACAGCGTCTCGTGCAGCTCTACCGGGAACTGGCGGCCCGTCCCCTGGCCGGGCTGGCCTCTGGGGCACTGCCGGAAGGCGTGGGAGTATAA